The Eggerthella guodeyinii sequence ATGGGCTTGGGCAGGGGCGCCGCGTCGGCGACCGTCGGGGACGGCTCGCCGGGCAGCACGCTTCCCATCCACTTGAGGAACCAGGCGAAGCAGCCCACCGTCTCGAGCAGCGCCACCACCACGATGAGCATGAGGATCCAGTTGCCCTCGGCCACCGCGAAGCTGCCTGAGAAGATGGCGAACTTGCTGAAGAAGCCGTTCATGGGCGGCACGCCCGCGATGGCGAGCGCGGCGAACGCGAACGCCACGCCCAGCAGCGGCTGCTTCTTGAGCACGCCTTTGATCTTGGGCAGCATGCGCGTGCCCAGCGTGTAGCTGAACGCGCCTGCCACCAGGAAGAACAAGGTCTTCGCGAAGGCGTGGTTGAACATGTGCATGACGCCGCCCTCGAAGGCGAGGTCGCTGCCGAAGATGTAGAACCCGAAGCCCAGGAAGATGTAGGACAGCTGCGAGATGGTGGAGAACGCCAGCAGACGCTTCATGTCCTTTTGCGGCAGGTACATGAAGAAGCTGAACAGCATGGTGGCGATGGCGCCGATCACCACGACCCAGCCCACCACCTCGGGCACCTGCCCCGCGCCGATGAGCTCGCGGGCGAACACCGCCACGCCCACCTTCACCATGGACGCGCCGTGCAGGTACGCCGACACCGGCGTGGGGGCCTCCATGGCGGAGGGCAGCCACATGTACAGCGGCAGCTGGGCCGACTTGCCCCAGGCCGCGAACAGCACGCACAGCAGCACGAACGCCTTCCACCAGCCGTCGAGCTGCGCGATGGCCGACACCTCGAACGTGCCGGTCTGCACGAACAGCGCGCCGGCGGCCACGTACAGCCCAATGGAGGCGATGTGCGTGAGGATGAGCGCCTTCATGGCCGACTTGCGCGCCGTGGGCGTGTCGTAGTAGCCGATGAGCGCCCACGAGCACGCGCCCGTGATCTCGAAGAACATGAGCTGGCCGACCACGGTCGAGCTGAACACGACGCCGGCCATGGCGCCGATGAACACCGTGAAGAACGCGTAGAACCTGCGCCTCGGCGCGTCGGCATGCTCGCGGTTGCCCGCGTTCATGTAGCCGATCGAGTAGATGCCGATCAGCAGGCCGATGCCCACGAAGCAGGGAGCCAACAGCACGCTCACCTTGTCGAACACCAGGCCGATCACCTCGGCATCTCCCAGCATGGCGAGCGTCACCGTGACGGATTCCTCGCCGCTTCCCGCGAACGCGGCCCACACGGCCAGCGTGAGCGCCGTCGACACGGCGGCCGCGCCCACGCACCACCACTTGGCGGCGCGCTGCGGGCTCACCACGATGGCGAGCGCCGCCGCGAAGGGCACGACGATGGCGGCGATGGCGAGAAGGGACATATCCATTCCAATCATGATTCAGTTCCTCCTCTCCCCTATACGCCCAGGACGCAGAACACGAACGCCAGCACCGACACGCCCACGACCGTCCACGTCTGGCGCCCCATGAGCTTGTAGCGCACGCGCGCCACGAGGTTCTCGACGAACGAGCAGACGAAGAAGATGGCCGCCACCTTCACGAGGTAGACGAGCGCGCCCACGGCCAGCGCCGGCAGCGTGAGCTCCACGGCGCTGCCGAACGGCAGGAACACCGCGACGAACCAGCTGACCACGAGCACCTGCTTCATGGACATGGACATTTTCACGAGCGCGAGCGACGGGCCGGAGTACTCGGCCAGCGGGCCCTCTTGGATCTCCTGCTCGGCCTCGGCCATGTCGTAGGGCAGCTTGCCCAGCTCGACGTAGCAGGCGATGGCGAAGGCCGCGGCGGCCACCACGACGGCCACGGGCGAGCCGGCGGCAAGCGAGCCCACCATGAGGCCCATCTCGCCGATGTTGGTGGTGCCCGTGGCAAGGGCGGCCACGAACAGCGCCAGCATCATGGACGGCTCCACGAGCACGCCCACGAGCAGCTCGCGGATGCCGCCGACGCCCGCGTAGGCGTTGGAGCTGTCCACGGCCGCCAGCGCGAAGAAGAAGCGCGGCAGGGCCATGAGGTAGATGATGGTGATGATGTCGCCGAGCACCGGGATGGGACACAGCCGCGTGATCATGGGCATGCCGCACGCCAGCACGAGCATCGTGCCGAAGAACAGCGGGGGCATGAGGCGCGACACGAAGCTCGAGTTCGCCGTATGCAGGTCCTGCCGCTTCAGCAGCTTGAAGATATCGTAGTAGTCCTGCAGCACCGAGGGGCCGCGGCGCGTGTGCATCTTGGCGCGCATCCAGCGCGCGGTGCCCGACACGAGCGGCGCCGCAAGCACGAGCAGGAGGGACTGCACGATTGCGATGATGATTTCAGTCATGGCGCACCTCCTACTTCACCAGGACGGACAGGCAGAGGAAGAAGACGAGCGCCACCACGATGTACACGATGTACACGCGGAAGTCTCCCCCTTCGACCTTCTGCACCTTGCGGGAAAGCCAGGTGACGAACGCGGCCACCGAGTCGACGAGGTACTTGTCGCCCACGTCCTGGGCGACCTCGGCGCCCCTCACCGTGCCTTGGAACAGGGCCACGAACTTCCCGCTCTGCCGCGACACGATGGCGCGGATGCGGTAGAGCGGCTCGAGGAACATCTCCACCTCGGAGGCGAAGCTCGTCGCGACGACGGGCATCTGCGCATCGGGGGCGTAGCCGCACGCCCACGGGTCCTTGCGCACGCCCTGGCCGCCCTTGCCCAGCACGGCGCGCAGCACGATGGGAACCGCGACGAACGCGATCAGCAGCACGGCCAGAAGCGGCGGCGACACGAGCGAGCCCAGCTCCGGGTTCACGAGCGTCGCGCCCAGCGCCACGGTGGCGGACGGGGCCGCCAGCGTCGCCGAGGCGATATGCTCCATGGCGGGCGCCACCCACGGCGCGCCGATGCCGAGGACCACGCAGACGGCGGCCAGCAGGATCATGCCCGCCTTCATGGGAGCGCCCACCTCGCGCGCCCGGGCGGCCGCCTCGGAGCGCGGCGCCGACAGGAACGTCACGCCGTAGGCCTTCACGAAGCACGTGACGGCCAGCGCGCCGGTGAGGGCGAGCGCCACCGCGCCGAACGCCGCGAATATCTTCACGATGGAATCGCCGGCGAACGCCGCGTTGAACAGCGACTGGTACGTGAACCACTCGGACACGAAGCCGTTGAGCGGCGGGATGGCCGAGATGGCCAGCGACCCGATGAGGAAGCACATCGCGGTGACCGGCATGGCGCGGGCGAGGCCGCCCATCTTCTCCATGTTGCGCGTGCCGGTGCTGAACAGCACCGAGCCGGCGCCGAAGAACAGCAGCCCCTTGAACACCGCATGGTTCAGCAGGTGGTAGAAGCCGGCCATGAGCCCGACGGCCGCCAGCACCGGCTGGCCCAGGGCCACGCCGATGAAGCCGGCGCCCACGCCCAAGAGGATGATGCCGACGTTCTCCACCGAGTGATAGGCGAGCAGGCGCTTGATGTCGTGCTCCGCCAGCGCGTACACCACGCCGAGCACCGACGACACCGCGCCGAACACGAGCACGACGACGCCCCACCACAGCTCGCAGCCCGAGGCCGCCAGCAGATCGAGGCCTACCTTCACGATGCCGAACACGCCGATCTTGATCATGCCGCCCGACATGAGCGCCGACACGTTCGAGGGCGCCGCCGGGTGCGCCTGGGGCAGCCAGGAATGGAACGGCACCATGCCCGCCTTGCAGCCGAAGCCGATGAAGGCCAGCAGGAACACGAGCGAGGCCACCGCCGGCGCGAACGCCGTCTCCCTGAACGAGCTGAACTCGAAGGAGCCCGTGATGCCCGCCATGGTGAAGAAGGCGATCATGATGAGCAGGAAGCCCACGTGCGCCATGATCAGGTACAGGAAGCCGCCGCGGATGGACTTCTCGTCCTGCTCGATGATGACCAGGAAGTACGAGGTCAGCGACATCAGCTCGAAGAACACGAGGAACCAGAACGCGTTGTCGGAGCAGATGACCAGGTTCATGGAGGCGATGAAGAAGCTCATGAAGAACCCCATGACGCCGATGCCCTTTCCCCGGTACTCGTCCATGTACGCGAGGCCGTAGATCCACGCCGCGAACGCGAGCAGCGAGATCACGCCCACCAGCAGGCCCGCAAGCGGGTTGAGCAGCAGCGTGAACGACGCGAACGAGAACGGCGTCGCCACGCTGACCAGCTCGGCCGGGCCGAACACGGCCGCGAGCGCCGAGCCGAAGCCGAACAGCGCCGCGAGGGCGCCGAGCACGCAGGCGACCGTCTTGGAGACGTTCTCGGCCCGCTTGAGCACGAGCGCGGCCACGCCTCCGACGCACGACAGCGCCAGCGAGATCACTAACAGGTTCACCGCACTCATCGCGTCCTCCTTATCGCTGCGATCTCGGGCTGCATGGCGTCGTTGCCGGCGGCCGCCGCGAGGCGCTTGCCCTTGCCGGCCTCGACGACGTCGCGCGGCTCGACGTAGACGAGCGCATCGGTGGGGCACGCGGGCACGCAGCGCGGGCCGGCCTCGTCGTAGCTGCACAGATCGCACTTGACGGCGCGCGTGTACACGCCGATCTCCCACCGCAGCAGCGGGTCCAAGCTGGCGGGGTACGTCGGGGTGCTCACCTTCACGCCGGCCACGCCCGCGATGGACGTGCCGGAGGGATGGATGGCCCCGAACGGGCACACGATGGCGCACAGCTTGCATCCGATGCAGCGTTGCTCGCTCACGTGCACCGCGCCGTCCTCCTTCTCGATGGCGTTGACGGGGCACACCTGCAGGCAGGGCGCTCCCTCGCAGTGGTGGCAGGTGACCGCGGCGGACACGTCGCGCGTCATGACGAGGGACAACCGGGGCTCGGCCTGCAGGCCCGCCTCCCGGTGCCCCTCGCTACACGCCGCCCGGCACGTGCCGCAACCGATGCACGCGTCGGGGTTGATGGCAATAAATCGATTCACATCCGCTCCTCATCTTGGGGCGGCCCGGGACAAGCGCGCTCCCGGGCCGCGTCGGCCTCAAAACGACTAAGCCAGCACCGGCTCGCCCGCGGCTTCTGCCGCGCGCAGGCGCGCCGCCTCGACCGGATCGACATCCTGGACGGAAGCGAGGTCGGACAGGTCCTGCTTCAGCGCCTCGTAGAGCTCCTGGAGGTGCTGCTCGGCCCACACCTGGTCCTCGATCGCCACCACCTGGCAGGCGCTGAACTTGTCCTCGGGCGTGTGCGAGCGCGGGTCGACGGCGTGGAGCGTGAGGTTGTTGCACTTGCCGATCCACCACTGGTACGTCATGTACACCGTGCCCTCGTTGATGCGCTCGTCCACCACCGCGCGGCTCATGGCCTCGCCGCGGCGCGAGAACGCGCGCACGAGCTCGCCGTCGCGGATGCCGCGCGCCTGCGCGTCGGACGGGTGGATGTGCAGCTCACCGGGCTCTTCGGCCAGAAGCGACAGGGCGCGGCAGTTGCCGGTCATCGAGCGGCAGGAGTAGTGTCCCACCTCGCGCACCGTGCACAGGATGAGCGGGTACTCCTCGTCGGGCAGCTCGGTGGGAGGCTCCCACGTATGCGCCATGAGGTTCGCGCGGTTGTCGGGCGTGGTGAACTTTCCGCCCAGGTACATGTCGGGCGTGCCGGGATGCTCGACGGTCGGGATGGGCCACTGGGCGTGCCCCGTGCCCTCCATCTTCTCGTAGGTTGCGCCGTAGAACGACGGGCACAGCCCGCGCATCTCGTCCCATATCTCCTGGGTGTCCTCGTAGTGCATGGGATAGCCCATGCGGCTGGACAGCTCGGAGAAGATCTGCCAGTCGTGCTTGCACTCGCCCTTCGGCGGCACCGCGGCCGTGAAGCGCTGGAACGTGCGGTCGGACGCGGTGAACACGCCCTCGTGCTCGCCCCAGGACGTGCCCGGGAAGATGACGTCGGCCAGCATGGTGGTCTGCGTCATGAAGATGTCCTGGCAGATGAAGAGGTCGAGGTCGCCCAGCTGGCGCTTGAGCTCGATGGCGTCGGGCTCGGTTTGCAGCGGGTCCTCGCCGAAGTTGTAGAACGCGTGCACCTTGCCCTCGTCCACGTTGTGGCCCACGTCGGTGAGCTTGTAGCCCTCGTGGTCGGACAGGCGCTCGAGCGGCACGCCCCACCCCTTCGCGAACTTCTCGCGCACGGCGGGGTCGGTGACCTTCTGGTAGCCCGGGTAGAAGTTCGGCAGCATGCCCATGTCGCAGCTGCCCTGCACGTTGTTCTGGCCGCGCACGGGCGCCAGGCCCGCGTTCGGCTTGCCAATCTGCCCGGTGATGCAGGCGAGCGCCGCCAGCGAGTGCACCGTCAGCACGTTCTGCTTCTGCTGGGCCACGCCCATGCCCCAGCCCACGATGGACGAGGGCTCGGCGGTGGCGTACATGCGCGCCGCGCGGCGCATGTCCTCGGGATCGACGCCCGTGATGTGGGCTACGGATTCGGGGGTGTAGTCCTTGACGGTCTCCCACCACTCGGCGAAGCCGTTCGTATGCTCTTCGATGAAGCGCTTGTCATGCAGGTTCTCGGTGACGATCGCGTTCATGAACGCGTTGAGGAAGGCGAC is a genomic window containing:
- a CDS encoding hydrogenase 4 subunit D, whose product is MIGMDMSLLAIAAIVVPFAAALAIVVSPQRAAKWWCVGAAAVSTALTLAVWAAFAGSGEESVTVTLAMLGDAEVIGLVFDKVSVLLAPCFVGIGLLIGIYSIGYMNAGNREHADAPRRRFYAFFTVFIGAMAGVVFSSTVVGQLMFFEITGACSWALIGYYDTPTARKSAMKALILTHIASIGLYVAAGALFVQTGTFEVSAIAQLDGWWKAFVLLCVLFAAWGKSAQLPLYMWLPSAMEAPTPVSAYLHGASMVKVGVAVFARELIGAGQVPEVVGWVVVIGAIATMLFSFFMYLPQKDMKRLLAFSTISQLSYIFLGFGFYIFGSDLAFEGGVMHMFNHAFAKTLFFLVAGAFSYTLGTRMLPKIKGVLKKQPLLGVAFAFAALAIAGVPPMNGFFSKFAIFSGSFAVAEGNWILMLIVVVALLETVGCFAWFLKWMGSVLPGEPSPTVADAAPLPKPMIGVFVVLMVMTVCSSFIAAAWLG
- a CDS encoding respiratory chain complex I subunit 1 family protein, with translation MTEIIIAIVQSLLLVLAAPLVSGTARWMRAKMHTRRGPSVLQDYYDIFKLLKRQDLHTANSSFVSRLMPPLFFGTMLVLACGMPMITRLCPIPVLGDIITIIYLMALPRFFFALAAVDSSNAYAGVGGIRELLVGVLVEPSMMLALFVAALATGTTNIGEMGLMVGSLAAGSPVAVVVAAAAFAIACYVELGKLPYDMAEAEQEIQEGPLAEYSGPSLALVKMSMSMKQVLVVSWFVAVFLPFGSAVELTLPALAVGALVYLVKVAAIFFVCSFVENLVARVRYKLMGRQTWTVVGVSVLAFVFCVLGV
- the hyfB gene encoding hydrogenase 4 subunit B → MSAVNLLVISLALSCVGGVAALVLKRAENVSKTVACVLGALAALFGFGSALAAVFGPAELVSVATPFSFASFTLLLNPLAGLLVGVISLLAFAAWIYGLAYMDEYRGKGIGVMGFFMSFFIASMNLVICSDNAFWFLVFFELMSLTSYFLVIIEQDEKSIRGGFLYLIMAHVGFLLIMIAFFTMAGITGSFEFSSFRETAFAPAVASLVFLLAFIGFGCKAGMVPFHSWLPQAHPAAPSNVSALMSGGMIKIGVFGIVKVGLDLLAASGCELWWGVVVLVFGAVSSVLGVVYALAEHDIKRLLAYHSVENVGIILLGVGAGFIGVALGQPVLAAVGLMAGFYHLLNHAVFKGLLFFGAGSVLFSTGTRNMEKMGGLARAMPVTAMCFLIGSLAISAIPPLNGFVSEWFTYQSLFNAAFAGDSIVKIFAAFGAVALALTGALAVTCFVKAYGVTFLSAPRSEAAARAREVGAPMKAGMILLAAVCVVLGIGAPWVAPAMEHIASATLAAPSATVALGATLVNPELGSLVSPPLLAVLLIAFVAVPIVLRAVLGKGGQGVRKDPWACGYAPDAQMPVVATSFASEVEMFLEPLYRIRAIVSRQSGKFVALFQGTVRGAEVAQDVGDKYLVDSVAAFVTWLSRKVQKVEGGDFRVYIVYIVVALVFFLCLSVLVK
- a CDS encoding 4Fe-4S dicluster domain-containing protein gives rise to the protein MNRFIAINPDACIGCGTCRAACSEGHREAGLQAEPRLSLVMTRDVSAAVTCHHCEGAPCLQVCPVNAIEKEDGAVHVSEQRCIGCKLCAIVCPFGAIHPSGTSIAGVAGVKVSTPTYPASLDPLLRWEIGVYTRAVKCDLCSYDEAGPRCVPACPTDALVYVEPRDVVEAGKGKRLAAAAGNDAMQPEIAAIRRTR
- the fdhF gene encoding formate dehydrogenase subunit alpha encodes the protein MEKHMAVCPYCGAGCKLDLLVEDGKVVGAEGLDGITNQGELCLKGLHGYDFINDTKILTPRIYHPMIRREKGAPLERVTWDEALDFTARKLTEIKEKYGPDSIMLTGSSRGPGNEANYVMQKFTRACIGTNNIDNCARTUHGPTVIGLMDTVGSGCMSCSIPGMEDAGCIFLFGYNPSASHPIVSRRIVRAKEKGAKIIVADPRVIETARIADIYLQINNGCNVAFLNAFMNAIVTENLHDKRFIEEHTNGFAEWWETVKDYTPESVAHITGVDPEDMRRAARMYATAEPSSIVGWGMGVAQQKQNVLTVHSLAALACITGQIGKPNAGLAPVRGQNNVQGSCDMGMLPNFYPGYQKVTDPAVREKFAKGWGVPLERLSDHEGYKLTDVGHNVDEGKVHAFYNFGEDPLQTEPDAIELKRQLGDLDLFICQDIFMTQTTMLADVIFPGTSWGEHEGVFTASDRTFQRFTAAVPPKGECKHDWQIFSELSSRMGYPMHYEDTQEIWDEMRGLCPSFYGATYEKMEGTGHAQWPIPTVEHPGTPDMYLGGKFTTPDNRANLMAHTWEPPTELPDEEYPLILCTVREVGHYSCRSMTGNCRALSLLAEEPGELHIHPSDAQARGIRDGELVRAFSRRGEAMSRAVVDERINEGTVYMTYQWWIGKCNNLTLHAVDPRSHTPEDKFSACQVVAIEDQVWAEQHLQELYEALKQDLSDLASVQDVDPVEAARLRAAEAAGEPVLA